From the Lathyrus oleraceus cultivar Zhongwan6 chromosome 4, CAAS_Psat_ZW6_1.0, whole genome shotgun sequence genome, one window contains:
- the LOC127074548 gene encoding acidic leucine-rich nuclear phosphoprotein 32-related protein: MRYRISYLMDEIWERAVETALEGEKDHASARTLTLDGAVKCVQGRLPPPSLLERFQNLQHLSIANVGVSSLEQFPRLRSLQKLNLSDNRIAGGLEFLVQAGLDSLRDLDLSNNRIQSIEDLAPLAQLKLVSLDLYECPVTRVKDYRSRVFGLIKSLKFLDKMDAEENERPESDEEEEDEEEEEEEEDPGSGEIDGGEEDRQFGMSNGHSEGVDGVVDADEEDESDADEEVTETSRGRVNGLNHQENGFHVAPAVGDDVEEEDDDDDDDDDDSGEEIDEEEGDDDDVVEVHEIDDSDDDDDGVEFDEDDDNDDDDEEVDNDEGDFAEPESTSGRLVSTEGEIDGHEQGEEDGDEDDNGETGEDEMGVEEEDDDDDDGEFEDDDEEEDCGAGYLVQPVGQAEALNDDAADIFEVENEDGEEEEEVDDEEDDDVQEVLPPASSHPKRKRDNDGEDDEEDEDEAALTKPSKKHH, translated from the exons ATGAGATATAGGATTTCGTATTTGATGGACGAGATCTGGGAGAGGGCTGTGGAAACGGCGTTAGAAGGCGAGAAAGACCACGCCTCTGCTCGAACGTTAACCCTTGACGGCGCCGTTAAGTGTGTACAAGGACGTTTACCTCCTCCGAGCCTTCTTGAAAGGTTCCAGAACCTTCAGCACCTTTCGATTGCAAACGTTGGTGTTTCTTCTCTGGAGCAGTTCCCGAGGCTCCGGAGTCTTCAGAAGTTGAACCTCTCCGACAACCGGATCGCCGGAGGACTTGAGTTTTTGGTTCAAGCGGGGCTCGATTCGCTGCGTGACCTCGATCTATCCAATAATAGGATTCAGTCGATCGAGGATCTTGCTCCGTTAGCGCAGTTGAAGCTTGTTTCGTTGGATCTGTATGAGTGTCCTGTTACTCGTGTTAAGGACTATCGATCTAGGGTTTTTGGTTTGATTAAGTCGCTTAAGTTCTTGGATAAGATGGATGCGGAGGAGAATGAGAGGCCGGAGTCCGATGAGGAGGAGGAGGATGAAGAGGAGGAAGAAGAGGAGGAGGATCCTGGGAGTGGTGAGATTGATGGAGGCGAAGAAGATCGACAGTTTGGGATGAGCAATGGTCATAGTGAGGGTGTTGATGGAGTTGTTGATGCTGATGAGGAAGATGAGAGTGATGCGGATGAGGAGGTGACCGAGACTTCAAGAGGGAGGGTGAATGGGTTGAACCATCAGGAGAATGGGTTCCATGTTGCCCCTGCTGTGGGTGATGATGTGGaggaggaagatgatgatgatgacgacgatgatgatGATTCTGGTGAAGAGATTGATGAGGAGGAgggtgatgatgatgatgtggTTGAGGTTCATGAGATTGATGATAGTGATGACGACGATGATGGGGTCGAGTTTGATGAGGATGATgacaatgatgatgatgatgaagaggTTGATAACGATGAAGGGGATTTTGCTGAACCCGAGAGTACTTCTGGACGGTTGGTGAGTACTGAAGGTGAGATCGATGGGCACGAGCAAGGGGAGGAAGATGGAGACGAAGATGACAACGGGGAGACTGGTGAAGATGAGATGGgagtagaagaagaagatgatgacgatgatgatggagagtttgaagatgatgatgaa GAAGAAGACTGTGGTGCTGGATATCTTGTTCAGCCAGTTGGACAGGCTGAGGCTCTCAATGATGATGCTGCTGACATTTTCGAAGTGGAAAACGAGGATGGTGAAGAGGAGGAGGAAGTTGACGATGAGGAGGACGACGATGTTCAGGAGGTGTTGCCTCCTGCCTCTTCACACCCCAAGAGGAAGAGGGACAATGATGGTGAAGATGACGAggaggatgaagatgaagcaGCACTGACAAAGCCATCCAAGAAGCACCATTGA